One Acetobacterium sp. KB-1 DNA segment encodes these proteins:
- the lpdA gene encoding dihydrolipoyl dehydrogenase, translating to MKHIAIIGGGPGGYVAAIRAAQLGAQVTLIEKEKLGGTCLNVGCIPTKALLHSAEVLTEAKNSSKIGLVIPEVGYDWTKIQAHKEQISTKLSGGVKGLLKANGVKIITGSAQFLNDEVLLVTDVSGKTDELRADKIIIASGSVPALPPIPGIDHPNCLDSTGALSLNHVPERLVIIGGGVIGVEMASVYNQFGSKVTIVEMQPGILPLMDGELGEMLCKKLVRDGIKILTGAQVLSVQSDEHQTTVRIKKDDNESDISGDKVLVAIGRKAELSTLGLDNTSINWDKKGISVNPKMQTNLENVYAVGDCLGKTMLAHVASQQGEVAAENAMDHDVVYDEKTNPSCVYTNPEFAGVGLTQEDIRGHEKNYSIGRFPLAANGKSLIMGATEGMIKIISDKKYKEIVGVHILGPRATDLIVEGALALRLESTVEEIISTIHAHPTVGEALKEAALATENRAIHWK from the coding sequence ATGAAACATATAGCCATAATTGGTGGTGGCCCCGGGGGCTACGTGGCGGCCATTCGAGCGGCCCAACTGGGCGCCCAGGTCACCCTGATTGAAAAAGAAAAGCTGGGCGGCACCTGCCTAAATGTCGGGTGTATCCCCACCAAGGCGCTGCTCCATTCTGCCGAGGTATTAACCGAAGCTAAAAATTCGTCAAAAATCGGTTTAGTCATTCCTGAGGTCGGTTATGATTGGACAAAAATTCAAGCCCATAAGGAGCAGATCAGCACCAAGCTATCCGGCGGCGTCAAAGGGCTGCTTAAGGCCAATGGGGTTAAGATTATTACCGGTTCTGCGCAGTTTTTAAATGATGAGGTCTTGCTGGTGACTGACGTTTCCGGTAAAACTGACGAGTTACGAGCGGATAAAATTATCATTGCCAGCGGTTCAGTACCGGCACTTCCACCGATTCCTGGCATTGATCATCCCAATTGCCTGGATTCCACCGGGGCGCTTTCTTTAAATCATGTTCCGGAGCGACTGGTGATTATTGGTGGCGGCGTCATTGGTGTGGAAATGGCGTCAGTTTACAATCAGTTTGGTTCCAAAGTAACGATTGTAGAAATGCAGCCGGGAATTCTACCGCTTATGGATGGTGAACTGGGCGAAATGCTGTGCAAAAAACTTGTGAGAGATGGGATAAAAATTTTAACGGGTGCGCAGGTGCTGTCAGTCCAAAGTGATGAGCACCAAACGACCGTTAGAATTAAAAAGGACGATAACGAGAGTGACATCTCAGGTGATAAGGTATTGGTGGCAATTGGACGCAAAGCCGAATTATCAACTTTGGGACTGGATAACACCAGCATCAACTGGGATAAAAAAGGGATTAGTGTGAATCCTAAAATGCAGACCAATTTAGAAAATGTTTATGCCGTCGGGGATTGTCTGGGCAAAACCATGCTGGCCCATGTGGCCTCTCAACAAGGGGAAGTTGCTGCCGAAAATGCGATGGACCATGACGTCGTTTATGACGAAAAAACCAATCCCTCTTGCGTCTATACCAATCCCGAATTTGCCGGGGTGGGCCTTACTCAGGAGGATATCCGGGGCCATGAAAAAAATTATTCGATCGGCCGATTCCCACTGGCTGCCAATGGCAAGTCACTGATTATGGGTGCTACCGAGGGGATGATCAAAATTATTTCCGATAAAAAATACAAGGAAATTGTTGGTGTCCATATCCTTGGACCACGAGCCACCGACCTGATTGTTGAAGGTGCACTGGCACTGCGGCTGGAATCGACAGTGGAAGAAATTATCTCGACCATTCATGCCCATCCCACTGTTGGTGAAGCGCTTAAAGAGGCGGCCCTGGCGACGGAAAATAGGGCCATTCACTGGAAATAA
- a CDS encoding alpha-ketoacid dehydrogenase subunit beta — protein sequence MKQMTYGEAIREGMRIRMQEDENVCIFGEDVGAFGGCFGVTAGLFDEFGDKRVRDTPISEGVIIGCAVGSAATGLRPIAELMFIDFLTVGMDQLVNQAAKMRYMFGGNISVPMVVRLPGGGGVSAAAQHSQSLEAWLTHVPGLKVVFPSTPQDALGLMLSAIDDEDPVMFVEHKAMYGMKGEVDDVVVPIKLGVGDIKREGTDITVVATGKMVHEALKAAAKLEKEGISVEIIDPRTLYPLDKKMIFDSIEKTTRVVIATEEVKRGSFAGELAAMISESCFFNLDAPIKRVNALDTPIPFAPNLENFVLPNDVDIYNAIKEVMA from the coding sequence ATGAAACAAATGACATATGGAGAAGCCATTCGTGAAGGAATGCGCATTAGAATGCAAGAAGACGAAAATGTTTGTATTTTCGGAGAAGATGTCGGGGCTTTTGGTGGCTGTTTTGGTGTCACCGCCGGTCTATTCGATGAATTTGGCGATAAACGCGTCCGGGATACCCCTATTTCCGAAGGCGTTATCATCGGCTGTGCCGTCGGTTCAGCCGCCACTGGCTTACGCCCCATTGCCGAGCTGATGTTTATTGACTTCTTAACCGTTGGGATGGATCAGTTGGTCAATCAGGCTGCCAAAATGCGTTATATGTTCGGCGGAAACATCTCCGTTCCGATGGTTGTCCGTTTACCTGGTGGTGGTGGTGTTAGTGCCGCAGCCCAACATTCCCAATCATTAGAAGCCTGGTTAACACATGTGCCCGGATTAAAGGTCGTTTTTCCATCAACACCACAAGACGCCCTGGGTCTGATGCTCAGTGCCATCGACGATGAAGATCCGGTAATGTTTGTCGAACACAAAGCGATGTATGGTATGAAGGGCGAAGTCGATGATGTGGTTGTTCCGATTAAATTAGGCGTCGGCGACATCAAGCGCGAAGGAACCGATATCACCGTGGTTGCCACCGGTAAAATGGTTCATGAAGCACTTAAAGCCGCGGCTAAACTTGAGAAAGAAGGAATTTCTGTCGAAATCATTGATCCCCGAACCCTTTATCCACTGGATAAAAAGATGATTTTTGACTCGATTGAAAAAACAACCCGGGTGGTCATTGCTACCGAAGAAGTCAAACGCGGCAGTTTCGCCGGTGAACTGGCAGCGATGATTTCCGAATCCTGTTTCTTCAATCTGGACGCCCCGATCAAACGGGTCAACGCCCTGGATACCCCAATTCCATTTGCACCCAACCTGGAAAATTTTGTCCTGCCCAACGACGTGGACATTTACAACGCCATCAAGGAAGTCATGGCTTAA
- a CDS encoding dihydrolipoamide acetyltransferase family protein, with product MAQLIVMPKFGLTMTEGTIASWNVAVGDPIAEGDILCEIETDKLTNEFESPKAGVLLKIIEADGATVTCLEPIAVIGEANEDISALLAGGSAPDVDAAVSPVDDAPAISKAAVKTAGGRINASPLAKKMAKEKGLDLALITGTGNKGSITVDDVNNYTPTDKADKKTAVSPVAKKMAAASDVDLSTVTSDGRIMKKDVEALLTKSQAPDALAQSIPLKGMRKTIAKRMSESWSTSPRVTYTRPVDATGLKEFRSRLKPEFEKRGLKLTFNHIIMKVCAQALLEFPHINGSLVDDTLILHPHAHIGLAIGMDSGLLVPNVKNCDLKPLSQIAEETEKLITEAKAGRTNMDDLVGGTFTLSNLGAYGITSFSPIINQPELAILGIDAMVDTPVVIGGEITIRPMMNLSLTADHRIIDGALAAQFLQRIGEYLENPALLLV from the coding sequence ATGGCACAATTAATCGTCATGCCCAAGTTCGGGCTGACAATGACAGAAGGTACCATTGCCAGTTGGAATGTCGCTGTGGGTGATCCCATTGCTGAAGGCGATATTCTCTGCGAGATCGAAACCGATAAACTGACCAATGAATTTGAATCCCCCAAAGCAGGGGTGCTACTAAAAATTATCGAAGCTGACGGAGCGACCGTTACCTGCCTGGAACCGATTGCAGTTATCGGTGAAGCTAACGAAGATATTTCCGCATTATTAGCCGGTGGTTCTGCTCCTGATGTCGATGCAGCTGTTTCGCCTGTAGACGACGCTCCCGCTATTTCAAAAGCCGCTGTTAAAACTGCTGGCGGCCGGATTAATGCTTCCCCGTTGGCTAAAAAAATGGCCAAAGAAAAAGGCCTTGATCTCGCTCTAATCACTGGTACTGGCAATAAGGGCAGTATTACCGTGGATGATGTTAATAACTATACACCAACTGATAAAGCCGATAAAAAAACCGCTGTTTCCCCGGTTGCTAAAAAAATGGCTGCTGCGTCGGATGTTGATTTAAGCACCGTAACCAGCGATGGTCGGATTATGAAAAAAGATGTTGAAGCGTTACTGACAAAATCGCAAGCACCCGATGCCCTCGCTCAAAGCATCCCACTTAAAGGGATGCGCAAAACCATTGCCAAGCGAATGAGTGAAAGCTGGAGTACGTCACCTCGGGTCACCTATACCCGACCAGTCGATGCCACCGGCTTAAAAGAGTTCCGCTCCCGCTTAAAACCTGAATTTGAGAAACGAGGTCTCAAGCTGACCTTTAATCATATCATCATGAAAGTCTGCGCCCAGGCCTTGCTGGAATTTCCTCATATTAATGGTAGCCTGGTTGATGACACCCTGATTCTTCATCCTCATGCCCATATTGGCCTGGCCATCGGTATGGATTCAGGACTGTTGGTCCCTAACGTGAAAAACTGTGACCTCAAGCCGCTTTCTCAAATCGCTGAAGAAACCGAAAAACTGATCACTGAGGCCAAGGCCGGCCGCACAAATATGGACGATCTGGTTGGTGGCACCTTTACCCTGTCTAATCTGGGGGCCTATGGGATCACTTCTTTTTCGCCCATTATCAATCAACCGGAACTGGCTATTTTAGGTATCGATGCGATGGTTGACACCCCAGTTGTTATCGGTGGTGAAATCACCATCCGACCGATGATGAATCTGAGTCTCACCGCCGACCACCGGATCATTGACGGGGCTTTGGCTGCTCAGTTTTTACAGCGAATTGGGGAATATCTCGAAAACCCTGCGCTGTTACTTGTTTAA